Genomic window (Caldibacillus debilis DSM 16016):
GAACGGATCCTCTTTCTGTTTATGATTCGAAAGGCGGCGGAACCCGGCATCTCCGGGGCCGGTTTTTCGGCGTCATATCCGCCCCTTTTCCTTCTTCGGCCAAACGAAATAGGACAGGGTAATGATCAGGTCGATGGCCAACACGATGGTCCACACCCTCATGATCCCGACCAGTTCGGAAGTCCGTTCGAAATCGCCGACGAACAAAACCGTTGCGGCGATGAGGCTTCCCCCGATGCAGTAGGCGAGAAGGTGGCGCAGCCACCCTATCAAATTCGCCTTGGCGAATTCCAGTCCGAATAAATCCTTTTCTTTCTCTCCCGTTTTCAATACGCGGATGCGGAATTGGCGGTCCGCCCAGCGGATCATATTCTTTCCGAAACCTACGGAGACGCCGATATAAACCGCCGCCAATCCGTGTCCGATATTGGATTTGGCGCCATGATACAGGTCGATCGCGGATACGGCCAAAAGTAGCAGATCCACCAACGGGGTCAGCGCGAGCAGCACCAATCCGAGCTTTTTCCTATTCAAAAGATAACGGGCCGCCAGCCCGAGAATGATCAATACCCAGAAGCCGATTTCACAGGCGATGATGATCCAGATAATCCAGTTCATTTCTCTCCCCCTTTTGGTTTTGAAGTTACAAAAAGAATATATCACACGGTTTTATTTAGTACAACCGTATTAAAAAAATAGGTTATAATAAAACTATGCCGAAGATCGTGGATCATGAACAAAGGAAAGAACGGATCGCCGAGGCGTGCTGGCGGGTGATCTTGAAGAGGGGCATGAAGGGGGCGACGGTCCGAAACATCGCCAAGGAAGCCGGCCTTTCTCCGGGTTCGTTGCGCCATTACTTTTCTTCCCAGGGCGACTTGTATCTGTATGCGATGAACCTGGTGAAGGAAAGGGTCCGGAAACGGATGGAAAAAATCGCTTTCAGCCCCTTGCCGGCAAAGGAAAAAATGGTCCGGCTCCTTTCGGAACTGTTGCCGCTGAATACGGAAACCCACGCGGAAATGGAGGTGTGGCTGCATTTTATCTTTCATTTTTACGGCAGGGAGGGAGCCGTGGATGGCGGCGTCCGGTCGGCCATTCAAGCGATCATGGACGGCTTGGAAACCTATCGGCTGCTGAAGGAAGGCATTGATAAAGAGTTGGAGACGGAAAGGCTGTACGCCCTGATCGACGGTTTGGCCCTGCATAAATTGCTGGAGGGCGGGCGCTTATCCGATCAAAAGCTCATTGAAATCTTGAAATCCCACATCGATTCGATCGTAAAGGATGAGCGGGACGCGGGTGGAGCCGGCGGTGAAAGGATTCGGGAAGAGGACCGGTAAAAATCTCCGGTTCCGTCCGTGAACATTCCGCATCCGCCGGCAAGGGCGCACCGGGATCCGAGAATTTTTGCTTTCCATATTGACAACGGAAACGGACGGATGGTAAACTCATAAAAGCTATTGGAAAATTTTAATTAGTGGGAAAAACGTTAAGAAGGGAGGGCTGCACCATGCGAAATCGAATCTTTGCCATTTCAAAAAACGGATTATTTGCAGCTGCAGCCCGCCCTGTGCGCATTTGAAAGACGGGAAAGTTTCCCGTCCGAATAGGGGAACCGGTATCCCCCGACAGGATCCGATCCTGGTTCCGGGCGTGGCTGCAGGATAGTGCCGCGCCCTTTTTAGAGGCATAGTATGTCCTCGAAAAGAGGCGTACTATGCCTTTTTGCGTTTTCAGGGCGGAGTTTCCCGAAAAGGGGGTTTTTCGAATGGAACCATAATGCGGCAGCCGATGGAACGGGCACGGCTTTGCCCGAACGGCGCCGGGGGAGGGACCGTCCCTTGTTCCCGCGCCGGGGCGTCCCGCAAGCATTCGATTCGGTGTAAAGGGGAATCACGTATGTTTCAAGTGTTGAAAAAACTGAAATGGTTTTTTGTGGAAAACCGGAGCCGGTATATCGCCGCCATCTCTCTTTTGCTCATCGTCAATCTTTTGGAGATCGTCGCACCAGCGGTGATCGGAGAGGCGGTGGACGGCATCATCGATCATGCGATGACCTTCCGACTTCTGGCGTTTTATTTGGCATTGTTGATCATTTTAAACATCACGCTCTATATCTTGACCTATTTCTGGCAGTATTTGCTGTTCGGCGGGGCGACGATTTTGGAGAAAACCTTGAGAAGCCGATTGATGAAACATTTCTTGAAAATGTCCCCGGCCTTTTACGCGAGAAACTCGACCGGCGATTTGATGGCCAGGGCGACGAACGATTTGAAGGCCGTTTCGGAAACGGCGGGTTTCGGCATCTTGACGTTGGTCGATTCGACCATGTACATGGGAACGATTCTCCTCGCCATGGGGTTTCTTATCTCTTGGAAATTGACCCTTGCCGCCGTTCTCCCTCTGCCTTTATTGGCCTATTTCCTGAAACGGCTGGGCGACAAGATCCATGCCCATTATATGGCGGCCCAGGACGCCTTCGGGGAAATGAATGATTACGTGCTGGAGACGGTGGCCGGGGTAAGGGTCGTCCGCGCCTTTAACCGGGAGAAAAACGAAATCGGAAAATTCCGGGGAATGACGGAGGCCGTCTTCCGGAAAAACATGCTCGTCGAAAAGATCGACGCCTATTTTTTCCCGATCACGAACATCTTGAACGGCTTAAGCTTTTGCATCGGCCTTTCCTACGGGATCTACCTGGTCATGCGGCAGGAAATTTCCCTGGGCGACCTCGTTTCCTTCCATGTTTATTTGGGGATGCTGAATTGGCCGGTATACGCCGTCGGGGAATTGATCAACGTTATGCAGCGGGGGAACGCCTCCCTCGACCGGGTGCTGGAAACGTTGAATGAAAAAGAGGATGTCCGGGATCCCGACAACGCCAAAAGGCTGGACGGAATCGATTCTGTCCGATTCGATGATTTCTCCTTCCAATACCCGGGCACGGAGCGGAAGGCCTTGGACAATATCAACGTCCTCGTCCGGAAGGGGGCGACGATCGGAATCGTGGGGAAAACGGGCAGCGGAAAAACGACCCTGAACCGGCAGATTTTGCGCGAATATCCCGCCGGAAGGGGCGGGCTGACGATCGGGGAAGATCCGATCGAGGAAATCATGAAAAAAGAGATCCGGGAAAAAATCGGCTATGTTCCCCAGGATCATTTCCTCTTTTCCAAAACCGTCAGGGAAAATATCCTGTTCGGAAACGAAGGGGCGGGCGAAGAGGAGCTGGAGAAAGCCATCCGGCTCGCCGCTTTGGACAAGGACATCGAATTTTTGCCCAACGGCCTCGACACCCTGGTGGGCGAAAGGGGCGTCGCCTTGTCCGGCGGGCAGAAGCAAAGGATTTCCATCGCCCGGGCCTTGATCAAAAATCCGGAACTGCTCATATTGGATGACGCCCTGTCGGCGGTCGACGCGAAAACGGAGGCAAGGATCATCGAAAATTTAAGAAGGGAAAGGCAAGGGAAAACGACGATCATTTGTTCCCACCGCCTTTCCGCCGTCGAGCACGCCCATTGGATCATCGTTCTGGAGGACGGAAAAATCATCGAAGAAGGCACCCATGAAGATTTGCTGAAAAAGAACGGCTGGTATAAGGAACAGTACGAGCGCCAGCAGCTCTTGCGGCGCGACGAGGAGGAGGTGGCCGGAGTTGACCGGTAGACGTTTGTTCCGCTATGCGCTCCAATTGAAAAAAACGCTGCTTTCCGCCCTCTTGTTTCTCGCGATTGCCGTCGGCTGCGATGTGGCCGCCCCCTTCGTGGCCAAAACATTGATTGACCGCCATATCTTGGGGGTGGACGGTTATTGGGTGAAGACGGACGAAAGGAAGGGGGCCGCCTTTTTTGAAGGAGATTATTACCGGAAGGTCCGGGATCCCGAAGGAAAGGGAATGGAAGAGGGGGCGGCCACCCTTCTGCAGATCGGGAAAAGCTTTTATTTCGTTCCGGATTTGATTCCGCCGGAGGCAAAAAAACAGGTGAAAGACGGAAGGCTGGTCGTTCAAGCGGAAGGGACGGAAAAAACCTATCCCGCGGAAAAACTTACGGCAAAGGAAATGATGGGGTTTTACCGGCCGGAATTTCCGGCGATCGCCCTTTTCAT
Coding sequences:
- a CDS encoding ABC transporter ATP-binding protein is translated as MFQVLKKLKWFFVENRSRYIAAISLLLIVNLLEIVAPAVIGEAVDGIIDHAMTFRLLAFYLALLIILNITLYILTYFWQYLLFGGATILEKTLRSRLMKHFLKMSPAFYARNSTGDLMARATNDLKAVSETAGFGILTLVDSTMYMGTILLAMGFLISWKLTLAAVLPLPLLAYFLKRLGDKIHAHYMAAQDAFGEMNDYVLETVAGVRVVRAFNREKNEIGKFRGMTEAVFRKNMLVEKIDAYFFPITNILNGLSFCIGLSYGIYLVMRQEISLGDLVSFHVYLGMLNWPVYAVGELINVMQRGNASLDRVLETLNEKEDVRDPDNAKRLDGIDSVRFDDFSFQYPGTERKALDNINVLVRKGATIGIVGKTGSGKTTLNRQILREYPAGRGGLTIGEDPIEEIMKKEIREKIGYVPQDHFLFSKTVRENILFGNEGAGEEELEKAIRLAALDKDIEFLPNGLDTLVGERGVALSGGQKQRISIARALIKNPELLILDDALSAVDAKTEARIIENLRRERQGKTTIICSHRLSAVEHAHWIIVLEDGKIIEEGTHEDLLKKNGWYKEQYERQQLLRRDEEEVAGVDR
- a CDS encoding TetR/AcrR family transcriptional regulator — encoded protein: MPKIVDHEQRKERIAEACWRVILKRGMKGATVRNIAKEAGLSPGSLRHYFSSQGDLYLYAMNLVKERVRKRMEKIAFSPLPAKEKMVRLLSELLPLNTETHAEMEVWLHFIFHFYGREGAVDGGVRSAIQAIMDGLETYRLLKEGIDKELETERLYALIDGLALHKLLEGGRLSDQKLIEILKSHIDSIVKDERDAGGAGGERIREEDR